A single genomic interval of Caldalkalibacillus uzonensis harbors:
- the fdhD gene encoding formate dehydrogenase accessory sulfurtransferase FdhD, translating into MTTPEITTGWRMMKYKDKCVVSCEDQIVTEYPLTIYLNGDEFATLVCTPTHLEEMTVGFLASEGVICRYTEIKSLHIDDDQGLAYVELHHCSTPAQTFHSKRFIGSCCGKSRQSFYFYNDVRTAKTAVTKLAITAETCLALMAEMQNQSNTFKTTGGVHNAALCSPEGILVTRTDIGRHNTLDKLYGYCLMQRIPVGDKIITFSGRISSEVLLKVSKMGIGILLSKSAPTELALRMADELNITTAGFIRGNQMNVYTHPERILL; encoded by the coding sequence ATGACCACACCAGAGATCACCACAGGCTGGCGCATGATGAAATACAAGGATAAGTGTGTTGTCTCTTGTGAGGACCAGATTGTCACTGAATATCCTTTAACCATTTACCTGAACGGAGACGAGTTTGCCACTTTGGTGTGTACACCAACTCACCTGGAGGAAATGACCGTTGGTTTTTTGGCTTCAGAAGGTGTGATCTGCCGTTACACTGAAATCAAGTCACTTCATATTGATGATGACCAAGGGCTGGCCTATGTTGAATTGCATCATTGCTCTACACCTGCACAGACGTTCCATTCCAAACGCTTTATCGGTTCCTGTTGCGGGAAAAGCCGCCAGTCATTTTATTTTTATAATGATGTGCGCACAGCTAAAACAGCTGTCACCAAACTTGCCATTACGGCCGAAACATGCTTGGCTTTAATGGCTGAGATGCAAAACCAAAGCAACACTTTTAAAACAACCGGCGGGGTGCACAACGCTGCTTTATGTTCCCCAGAGGGCATTCTAGTCACCCGGACGGATATCGGCCGCCACAACACTCTAGATAAATTATACGGCTATTGTCTGATGCAGCGTATTCCTGTTGGTGATAAAATTATCACCTTCAGCGGCCGAATATCCTCAGAGGTGTTGCTGAAAGTTTCCAAGATGGGCATAGGCATTCTGCTCTCCAAATCAGCCCCGACTGAATTGGCCTTACGGATGGCGGACGAGCTTAATATCACCACGGCTGGTTTTATCCGGGGCAATCAAATGAACGTTTATACCCATCCTGAGCGAATCTTGTTATAA